A window of Hymenobacter siberiensis genomic DNA:
GGTTGGCCATGGCCTTCTTATCGGACTGAAAGGACTTGCGGCGGTCGAAAAACACTTGAATGGCCGTCTGGAAGCGGTGCTCCAGCTCGTCGGTCATGGCTTTGTCGATGGGGCCGGTCTTGAGCCAGCCCTGGCGCAGGTCCTTCACCTTCTCGCTGGCCGATATCCACTCCACGCTTTCGCTGAGGGCTTCGGCTTCGTGGATGAAGCTGATTTTGGTGGCCAGGTTTTTTTCGCGGTTGCGAACCACGGTCACGGCAATGGCATCCTCGGCCTCGGTGAGGCGGCGGTGCAGGCTGGCAAAATCGCCGAGGCCGTCGTGGGTCAGGAGCTGCTCTTTGAGGTGCAGCGCCTTCATCAAGAAAGAGCCTTTGTTGTCGCTGGCCTGCATTTTTTCCAGCAGCGAATCGACTTTGGCGCGCAGGGTTTCAAAACGTTGGCTGAAGTACCGCAGGGCGGCATCGTCCGAATCTTTGACTAAGCCAATCTGGCGGGCGGGCTGGCCCAGCACGGGGTGTAGCCATACGCCGTCGGCTTCCACATAGCCGTAGCGCTTGGCTTCGGCCAGTAGGTGGTCGGTTGGTTCCATAACAGATAGTAAGCTCGTGGGTAGGAGGGTGGGATACATGGGTAGGACGGGCAACAAAGAACGCAGGAGCTGCAGTTGAAACGCAGACTGGGAAGGGAATACAAGTTTACGGTAAAAACGTGATGAAAAGATGTACCATTCGTTAAACCCGGGCGAAACCGGCGCATTCGGCGGTATCGGCCAGACCAATCCAATTATGGATGTTACGCAGGGCTCTTCGTGCCGCTCGCAGTAATGTATTCTGGTGCTGGTTGATGAACGATTGCCAAATAGAAACTAGCAACCCGAAGGTCCGAGTGTGGGTTGCAAGCGGCGGCTGTCGTTCTTTGCAGCTGCATTTCTTTCATTAGCCCCACCCCCACCCCATGAGCGACCAGACCATTATTTTCAGCATGGCCGGCGTGAGTAAGATTTACCCGCCGCAGAAGCAAGTTCTTAAAAATATCTACCTCTCGTTTTTTTACGGGGCCAAAATCGGTGTGCTGGGCCTCAACGGCTCGGGCAAGTCGAGTTTGCTGAAAATTATTGCCGGCGTTGATAAGCAGTTTCAGGGCGAAGTGGTGTTCTCGCCGGGCTACTCGGTGGGCTACCTGGAGCAGGAGCCCCAGCTCGACCCCACCAAAACTGTGCGTGAGGTGGTGGAAGAAGGCGCCGCCGAAACCGTGGCCCTGCTGAAGGAATACGACGAAATCAACGACGCCTTCGGGGCCGAAGATGCCGACTTCGACAAGCTGCTTGACCGCCAGGGCAAAGTGCAGGAGCGCCTCGACCAACTCGACGCCTGGAACCTCGACACCAAGCTGGAGCGCGCCATGGATGCCCTGCGCACCCCGCCGCAGGAGGCCATTATCGGCAACCTCTCGGGCGGCGAGAAGCGCCGCGTGGCGCTGTGCCGCCTGCTGCTACAGGAGCCCGACGTGCTGCTGCTGGACGAACCCACCAACCACCTCGACGCCGAAAGCGTGCTATGGCTGGAGCAGCACCTGCAGCAATACAAAGGCACCGTGATTGCCGTGACCCACGACCGGTACTTCCTCGATAACGTGGCCGGCTGGATTCTGGAGCTGGACCGTGGCTCGGGCATTCCGTGGAAGGGCAACTACAGCAGCTGGCTGGAGCAGAAAACTGACCGCATGGCCAAGGAGGAAAACTCCGAGAGCAAGCGCGCCAAAACCCTGCAGCGCGAGCTGGAGTGGGTGCGGATGTCGCCCAAAGCCCGCCAGAGCAAGGGCAAAGCCCGCCTGGCCAACTACGACAAGCTGGCCAGCGAAGAAGCCAAAGACAAGGAGCAGAAGCTGGAGCTGTTCATTCCGGACGGCCCGCGTCTGGGCGCGCAGGTAATTGAGGCCGAAGGCATCACCAAATCGTTTGGCGACAAGCTGCTGTTCGAAAACCTGAGCTTCTCGCTGCCGCAGGGTGGCATCGTGGGCATCATCGGGCCGAACGGCGCGGGTAAAACCACGTTGTTCCGCCTCATTACGGACCAGCTGCAGCCGGATGCAGGCACGTTCGAAGTGGGTCCCACGGTGCTCACTGCCTACATCGACCAGCAACACGACACGCTGGACGGCACGAA
This region includes:
- the ettA gene encoding energy-dependent translational throttle protein EttA, translated to MSDQTIIFSMAGVSKIYPPQKQVLKNIYLSFFYGAKIGVLGLNGSGKSSLLKIIAGVDKQFQGEVVFSPGYSVGYLEQEPQLDPTKTVREVVEEGAAETVALLKEYDEINDAFGAEDADFDKLLDRQGKVQERLDQLDAWNLDTKLERAMDALRTPPQEAIIGNLSGGEKRRVALCRLLLQEPDVLLLDEPTNHLDAESVLWLEQHLQQYKGTVIAVTHDRYFLDNVAGWILELDRGSGIPWKGNYSSWLEQKTDRMAKEENSESKRAKTLQRELEWVRMSPKARQSKGKARLANYDKLASEEAKDKEQKLELFIPDGPRLGAQVIEAEGITKSFGDKLLFENLSFSLPQGGIVGIIGPNGAGKTTLFRLITDQLQPDAGTFEVGPTVLTAYIDQQHDTLDGTKSVFDTITGGTETMLLAGRPVNSRAYVSKFNFGGGDQEKKVGTLSGGEKNRVHLAMTLKQGANLLLLDEPTNDLDVNAIRALEDALENFAGCAVIISHDRWFLDRLATHILAFEGDSEVVWFEGNFSDYEEAKRKRLGDVEPKRVRYKKLG